In Ostrea edulis chromosome 6, xbOstEdul1.1, whole genome shotgun sequence, a single window of DNA contains:
- the LOC125647582 gene encoding perlucin-like protein, with amino-acid sequence MISSLFCLYIAAIVLQTVAKSLPGKSVDLSIFQKNLHGVHAAFQNSAKTNGYLLTETHFETKVKTICTQTGCSSSAKEKNDHTENDRECPKDWKTFSGNCYMLLSDKRTWDSAKSKCKTLKANLIDITSESENRWLYKTFTDWKHFLWMGATDRPKEGEWRWSSSGKLLTYNAWAKGAPNDPSGKEDCGYIFKSGGKLIWSDATCDGGHAPTICKKKA; translated from the exons ATGATATCATCTCTGTTTTGCCTTTACATTGCAGCGATTGTTCTTCAAACGGTCGCTAAATCACTTCCAGGAAAGTCTGTGGATTTGTCTATCTTCCAGAAAAACCTTCACGGTGTTCATGCTGCGTTTCAAAATTCCGCCAAAACAAATGGTTACTTGTTGACG GAAACGCATTTTGAAACAAAAGTTAAAACCATCTGTACACAGACAGGATGTTCGTCATctgcaaaagaaaaaaatg ACCATACAGAGAATGACAGGGAATGTCCGAAGGACTGGAAAACATTCTCAGGAAACTGTTATATGCTGCTGTCTGACAAAAGGACCTGGGATTCAGCAAAG AGCAAATGCAAAACACTCAAGGCAAATTTGATTGACATAACATCAGAAAGTGAAAATCGATGGCTTTATAAGACATTTACAg ATTGGAAACATTTTCTTTGGATGGGTGCTACAGACAGACCAAAGGAGGGGGAGTGGAGGTGGTCCTCCTCTGGCAAGTTGTTGACGTATAATGCTTGGGCTAAAGGAGCACCCAACGATCCAAGTGGCAAAGAAGACTGTGGTTATATATTTAAAAGTGGAGGAAAACTCATTTGGAGCGATGCAACATGCGATGGTGGCCACGCTCCAACTATCTGCAAGAAAAAAGCATAG